A genomic stretch from Solanum stenotomum isolate F172 chromosome 8, ASM1918654v1, whole genome shotgun sequence includes:
- the LOC125875162 gene encoding phytochrome-associated serine/threonine-protein phosphatase 3: MDLDQWITKVKEGQHLAEDELQLLCEYVKEILIEESNVQPVNSPVTVCGDIHGQFHDLMKLFHTGGHVPETNYIFMGDFVDRGYNSLEVFTILLLLKARYPANITLLRGNHESRQLTQVYGFYDECQRKYGNANAWRYCTDVFDYLTLSAIIDGTVLCVHGGLSPDVRTIDQIRVIERNCEIPHEGPFCDLMWSDPEEIETWAVSPRGAGWLFGSRVTTEFNHINKLDLVCRAHQLVQEGLKYMFQDKGLVTVWSAPNYCYRCGNVASILSFNENMEREVKFFTETEENNQMRGPRTGVPYFL; encoded by the exons GTTAAGGAGATCCTAATTGAGGAGTCAAATGTGCAACCTGTTAATAGTCCAGTTACTGTTTGTGGGGATATACATGGCCAATTTCATGATCTAATGAAACTTTTCCACACTGGTGGTCATGTGCCAGAGACAAATTACATCTTTATG GGAGATTTTGTTGATCGTGGATACAATAGTCTCGAAGTTTTCACAATTTTATTGCTCCTTAAAGCAAG ATATCCTGCCAACATTACACTTTTACGCGGGAATCATGAGAGCAGGCAGCTAACTCAG GTCTATGGATTCTATGATGAATGCCAAAGGAAGTATGGAAATGCAAATGCTTGGCGGTATTGCACTGACGTATTTGACTATCTGACTCTCTCGGCAATTATAGATGGAACA GTACTATGTGTCCATGGTGGCCTTTCTCCGGATGTTAGGACTATTGATCAG ATCAGGGTCATTGAACGTAATTGTGAAATTCCGCATGAAGGGCCTTTTTGTGATCTTATGTGGAGCGATCCTGAAGAGATTGAAACATGGGCAGTAAGTCCTCGAGGAGCGGGTTGGCTGTTTGGATCCAGGGTTACCACTGAG TTTAATCACATCAATAAGTTGGATCTAGTTTGTCGGGCTCACCAACTTGTCCAGGAAGGTCTGAAGTACATGTTCCAGGACAAAGGACTCGTTACT GTTTGGTCTGCTCCCAACTACTGTTATCGCTGTGGAAATGTTGCTTCAATATTGAGCTTCAATGAGAATATG GAGAGAGAGGTGAAGTTCTTCACTGAAACTGAAGAAAACAACCAGATGCGAGGACCCAGGACAGGAGTACCTTATTTCTTATGA
- the LOC125874267 gene encoding uncharacterized protein LOC125874267 encodes MPKRRGRACKQSKKISENANQEKHQVEKEDDILSKEEVECRSAAVRAIYNLEIKDILSLMRLLRSKFNDEQLHIPVVQYFRENLPNLAVVRNEDDTHEVKRKEADGNLSTDQFNGRNLHVSLLRRLSMAYPDCSNAVPSFGGFESSSKSVKTTLFGAENMQIKQFVLEDPSDTQMFELQDTLQTPDVNNNPLSVGMTPKTLRFPKTGEVLLSVHGSPLGVFKEDDTEPIHESEDA; translated from the exons ATGCCCAAACGAAGAGGAAGAGCTTGCAAACAGAGTAAAAAAATCTCGGAGAATGCTAATCAGGAGAAGCATCAAGTGGAAAAGGAAGATGATATTTTATCCAAGGAGGAAG TTGAATGTCGAAGTGCTGCAGTGAGGGCCATTTATAATTTGGAGATCAAAGACATACTATCTCTCATGCGCTTGCTTCGGTCGAAATTCAATGACGAACAGCTGCATATTCCGGTAGTGCAATATTTTAGGGAAAACCTTCCAAACCTGGCCGTTGTTAGGAACGAGGATGACACTCATgaagtgaaaagaaaagaggCTGATGGTAATTTAAGCACGGACCAATTTAATGGAAGAAATCTACATGTTTCTCTTCTACGACGGCTGTCCATGGCTTACCCTGATTGCTCCAATGCAGTACCATCATTTGGTGGATTTGAATCTTCGAGCAAATCTG TGAAAACAACTCTATTTGGTGCTGAAAACATGCAAATCAAGCAATTC GTTTTAGAGGACCCATCTGACACTCAGATGTTTGAGCTGCAGGATACTCTACAGACTCCTGAT GTGAATAACAACCCGTTATCTGTTGGGATGACACCCAAAACTCTAAGGTTTCCTAAGACTGGAGAAGTGCTTCTATCGGTGCATGGCTCTCCTCTTGGCGTTTTCAAGGAGGACGACACAGAACCAATACATG AGTCAGAAGATGCATGA